In Fibrobacter succinogenes, the following are encoded in one genomic region:
- a CDS encoding TIGR02147 family protein has translation MNPIIEYNDYRLYMRDFYEERKRVSYFTWREFASLAGFVSPTYLKLVCDGKTRLSKPGIDKVARAMGLKGFDYTYFRLLVKFGNAKSAEEKEEALRELGREANMNKIRILDADTFRYYEMPTCPIVRELAPLMPNADPSEIAEKIREKTSALNVREILQFLVKTGLLVKTGDGTYEQTEKSVKGSKEAIPLAIRTMNKKMAALATRSIEKDPVEERNFSGVTMGINESAYARIIDVINDCRKKVIDIARECQNINQVYRLNLQLFPLTDKVNNKDCKKGGQQ, from the coding sequence ATGAATCCAATAATCGAATACAACGATTACCGCCTTTACATGCGAGACTTTTATGAAGAACGTAAGAGAGTCTCCTATTTTACTTGGCGAGAATTTGCAAGCCTTGCCGGTTTTGTTTCCCCGACCTACCTCAAGCTGGTATGCGACGGGAAAACGCGCCTGAGCAAGCCCGGAATAGATAAAGTCGCACGAGCCATGGGGTTAAAAGGGTTCGATTACACCTATTTCAGGCTACTCGTCAAATTCGGGAACGCGAAAAGTGCCGAAGAGAAGGAGGAGGCACTCCGCGAACTCGGGCGCGAAGCAAACATGAATAAAATCCGCATCCTTGACGCAGACACATTCCGCTACTACGAGATGCCCACCTGCCCCATCGTACGTGAACTCGCCCCGCTCATGCCAAACGCCGACCCAAGCGAAATCGCCGAAAAAATCCGAGAAAAAACATCAGCACTAAACGTCCGCGAAATTTTGCAGTTCCTGGTAAAAACCGGACTCCTCGTAAAAACAGGCGATGGCACTTACGAGCAAACTGAAAAATCGGTCAAAGGATCCAAAGAAGCGATTCCGCTCGCCATCCGCACCATGAACAAAAAGATGGCTGCGCTCGCCACACGCTCCATCGAAAAAGACCCCGTCGAAGAACGCAACTTTTCAGGCGTCACCATGGGCATCAATGAATCCGCCTACGCACGCATCATCGATGTTATCAACGACTGTCGCAAAAAAGTAATCGACATTGCACGCGAATGTCAAAACATCAACCAGGTTTACCGTCTGAATTTACAACTTTTTCCATTAACAGATAAAGTAAACAATAAGGACTGCAAAAAAGGGGGACAACAATGA
- a CDS encoding FISUMP domain-containing protein produces MSPLKYLILACSIVFFACSEKIAGTWEDESTFAQQSSSSVVESSAESSSSDIVTEPSEIEVYWIDSIETKVYYGCGSKGGVVTYSKNPLALDSESETHSSSNGVISPVIRYIVPEDTSEPHIITLDSIIEGRVAKLVASGISESDANSTAQWELFRAIGIDTILLESTQIKPIDINSAINYIFGGTTKSDFFKEVKEAFTETGTLEQKHYCNFDMSHIRTYSSLYEVKSIYNPNSLFASHILYNQDDYKPKGCSGGPLLVVPIDITSNIERKCLNLPYCNSSIKDSVIKTSFNGIGERAFICRESVWDAATDKEAETYGIPCDKEGKYIVHSKQPEYSYMCSLDSGWHAVYTIDAETYDIPCDKYGKLFKSPNRPNITYVCKDVNTIALSGKLGLYSCRTISIQDPYSPHASCRKVGWEIAKLIDFETADVECDSEGKTHQSPSDSTLYYVCHKNKWTEFYNAPCDTDNKRIKTKDRLGFFICYNKTWRYSYRWNSDYPAEYYLNPDIDYGHFTDPRDNREYSTIEYKGKTWMAENMKYEGASENERKEMTFCNGNCENVGRYYNHEIAGEICPDGWRLPDSSDIIALGDSSTIHKLYTQFSGIGNEEPDSTLNPYGMSFLPIGKIEVKITSNSGTTSYKSSLSDKPCVPLWLNKTDGNGNRLYATIGFNDIDFQWYTPQQSPPNEKNNLFIPIRCIKK; encoded by the coding sequence ATGAGCCCGTTGAAATATTTAATTCTCGCATGCTCTATCGTTTTTTTCGCCTGCTCCGAAAAAATAGCAGGGACTTGGGAAGACGAGAGCACGTTCGCTCAACAAAGTTCTTCGAGCGTTGTAGAAAGTTCTGCCGAAAGTTCGTCTAGCGATATTGTCACAGAACCATCCGAAATAGAAGTTTATTGGATTGATTCCATAGAAACGAAAGTTTACTATGGATGTGGGAGCAAAGGCGGCGTCGTAACATACAGCAAGAATCCTCTCGCTCTCGACAGTGAGAGCGAAACCCATTCATCTTCCAATGGTGTAATTTCTCCCGTCATTCGATACATCGTGCCTGAAGATACAAGCGAACCTCATATCATCACACTCGACAGCATTATCGAAGGCCGCGTCGCAAAACTTGTCGCAAGCGGAATTTCCGAAAGTGATGCGAACAGCACCGCCCAATGGGAACTCTTTAGAGCCATTGGCATCGACACCATCCTCCTGGAAAGCACCCAAATAAAGCCAATAGATATAAACAGTGCCATCAACTATATTTTTGGGGGAACAACAAAATCCGATTTCTTCAAGGAAGTCAAGGAAGCATTCACCGAGACGGGAACCCTCGAGCAAAAGCACTATTGCAATTTTGACATGTCCCATATAAGGACATATTCATCGCTCTACGAAGTAAAATCAATATATAATCCCAACAGTCTATTCGCTAGCCACATTCTTTACAATCAAGATGATTACAAGCCAAAAGGATGCAGCGGAGGTCCGTTACTTGTAGTACCCATTGACATAACAAGCAACATCGAACGCAAATGCTTAAATCTTCCATACTGCAACAGTTCCATCAAAGACTCCGTTATCAAAACAAGTTTCAACGGCATTGGAGAAAGAGCGTTTATTTGCAGAGAATCCGTCTGGGATGCGGCAACGGATAAGGAAGCCGAAACCTACGGCATCCCTTGCGACAAAGAAGGCAAGTACATCGTACATTCCAAACAGCCCGAATATTCATATATGTGCAGCCTAGACTCCGGTTGGCATGCTGTTTACACCATCGATGCAGAAACTTATGACATCCCATGCGATAAGTACGGCAAATTGTTCAAAAGTCCGAATAGACCAAACATCACTTACGTCTGCAAAGATGTAAATACAATAGCTTTATCCGGCAAACTTGGCTTATATTCCTGCCGTACGATCTCGATACAAGACCCTTACAGCCCACATGCCAGCTGTCGCAAGGTTGGATGGGAAATTGCAAAACTAATTGATTTTGAAACAGCCGATGTTGAATGCGATTCCGAAGGCAAAACACATCAAAGTCCATCAGACTCCACTCTCTATTACGTCTGTCACAAAAATAAATGGACAGAATTTTACAACGCCCCATGCGACACAGACAACAAACGCATCAAAACCAAAGACCGTTTAGGATTCTTTATATGCTACAACAAAACTTGGCGATACTCATATCGTTGGAATTCAGATTATCCGGCAGAATACTATCTCAATCCTGACATAGATTACGGACATTTCACAGATCCGCGCGACAATCGAGAATACAGCACCATCGAATACAAAGGCAAAACTTGGATGGCAGAAAACATGAAATACGAAGGTGCATCCGAGAACGAACGTAAGGAAATGACTTTTTGCAACGGCAACTGTGAAAACGTGGGACGTTATTACAACCACGAAATTGCAGGGGAAATTTGTCCCGACGGATGGCGGCTACCCGACTCCTCGGACATCATAGCACTTGGCGACTCTTCAACAATCCATAAACTTTATACGCAATTTAGCGGCATCGGTAATGAAGAACCAGACTCAACTCTCAATCCTTACGGCATGAGCTTTTTACCTATTGGAAAAATAGAAGTTAAAATAACATCAAATTCAGGAACAACGAGCTACAAATCATCGTTATCAGACAAACCATGTGTGCCCCTATGGCTGAACAAAACAGATGGTAACGGAAATCGGCTCTACGCAACAATCGGATTTAACGACATTGATTTTCAATGGTACACGCCACAGCAATCACCCCCCAACGAAAAAAACAACCTATTCATCCCAATCCGTTGCATAAAAAAGTAA
- a CDS encoding DUF4153 domain-containing protein translates to MLKLLKEYPTLILAAFKRFPLAIAFAFLTSVAFIFCVDGLPKLFPTRTTFSRILDFWLLIYPVAATLIALTTSLIQESRKSTRKMPQILTSVSWLVISFTLSLCFITANNWGGKESIGHIIICIYVLVCIALIYGPFWNQKNDNALWVFGNKISDSIAISFFIVILFSIASFALLKAINAISNNTDSSSAPFGLVIVFTIFPILCMAGLPSIDKCIGETPTLKDYITTIKLKIKSKQFSISFDSFKHIFLPLYAIYIVTVHIYDITALLQWDLPTEAIFYLAIGALACVVIINNEYYPALIQPEHSSEKTIVTVLSYTCIFPIATATIAVIQRISEYGITTNRYCALVSCIFLCIFVILNCIPKIILSKYVIIIFCAILMASSIGPFSVTNITHNAWLKNTEKTLVSEGYTAYPLSEKDTKKFFSDLWNKDGHTASIIAYQVNKLHSRSIEKLYQYFPESSDLADISKKYPTISKTIKNDEVHTMPENFSKFAFVVYTFKHEELVTRNDTLFFSYPLKDIDSTSSKVFSFYIPKQSWLDKDIKVLETEGARFEVEYIRFRQWENKKHQRERDLRLVGMLFME, encoded by the coding sequence ATGTTGAAATTACTCAAAGAATACCCGACCTTGATTCTGGCCGCGTTTAAGCGGTTCCCGCTAGCCATAGCGTTTGCGTTCTTGACATCAGTTGCGTTCATATTCTGCGTTGATGGGTTACCTAAGCTATTCCCCACAAGAACGACCTTTAGCCGAATCCTTGATTTTTGGTTACTTATTTACCCTGTCGCAGCCACGCTCATCGCCCTCACGACATCGCTCATTCAGGAATCCCGAAAAAGCACACGCAAGATGCCGCAAATTCTTACGAGCGTAAGTTGGCTTGTCATTTCATTTACACTCAGTCTTTGTTTTATCACTGCAAACAACTGGGGCGGCAAAGAATCTATAGGTCATATAATCATTTGTATTTACGTTCTCGTTTGTATAGCCTTGATTTATGGACCGTTTTGGAATCAAAAGAACGATAACGCTCTTTGGGTATTTGGCAACAAAATAAGCGACTCAATCGCCATATCTTTTTTTATTGTAATTTTATTTAGCATCGCATCATTTGCACTCCTAAAAGCAATCAACGCCATATCAAACAATACAGACTCCAGTTCAGCCCCGTTTGGGCTAGTAATCGTTTTCACAATATTCCCCATCCTGTGCATGGCAGGCTTACCGTCCATTGACAAATGCATCGGGGAAACGCCCACATTAAAAGATTATATAACCACCATAAAATTGAAGATAAAATCAAAGCAGTTCAGTATTTCTTTCGACAGCTTCAAACACATATTTTTACCGCTTTACGCCATTTACATTGTTACCGTCCATATTTACGACATCACAGCCCTGCTGCAATGGGATCTCCCAACAGAAGCAATCTTTTATCTTGCAATCGGCGCCTTAGCTTGCGTAGTCATAATCAATAACGAATATTACCCTGCACTTATACAACCCGAACATTCTTCTGAAAAGACAATCGTTACTGTTCTCTCCTATACTTGCATTTTCCCCATTGCCACGGCAACCATTGCGGTCATCCAAAGAATTTCTGAATACGGCATTACGACAAACCGATATTGCGCATTGGTATCTTGTATTTTCTTATGCATATTCGTTATACTCAACTGTATCCCCAAAATCATTCTATCTAAATATGTCATCATCATTTTCTGTGCGATACTCATGGCATCCTCGATCGGGCCATTCAGCGTAACAAACATTACCCACAACGCCTGGCTCAAGAACACAGAGAAAACGCTCGTAAGCGAAGGCTACACTGCATACCCGCTCAGCGAAAAAGACACGAAAAAGTTTTTCTCGGATCTTTGGAATAAAGACGGGCACACGGCAAGCATCATCGCCTACCAAGTGAATAAACTCCATTCAAGATCGATCGAAAAACTTTACCAGTACTTCCCCGAAAGTAGCGACCTCGCGGACATTTCCAAAAAGTACCCTACAATTAGCAAGACTATTAAAAACGACGAAGTCCACACGATGCCCGAAAATTTCAGCAAATTCGCATTCGTGGTTTACACTTTCAAACACGAAGAGCTCGTGACGCGAAACGACACGCTGTTTTTCAGTTACCCGCTCAAGGACATCGACTCGACAAGCAGCAAGGTTTTCAGTTTCTACATACCAAAGCAAAGTTGGCTTGATAAGGACATAAAGGTCCTCGAAACCGAAGGAGCCAGATTCGAAGTAGAATACATCAGATTTCGCCAATGGGAAAACAAAAAGCACCAACGCGAAAGAGACCTGCGCCTCGTCGGGATGCTGTTCATGGAGTAA
- a CDS encoding SUMF1/EgtB/PvdO family nonheme iron enzyme: MMKKFLLLLLVYLSFSFGNDFCVFDANGNCVSVLHDMREAQNAFQEKGFKKYYIASKAKPVAGLRSYKSVKPTKSSGHKRWYEVDWNQGVIFCPEKEFNTGDGIWIVNGSARMDSKNCLYVDGSPYTRSILVLYARNLNDLTDADSSWILVNQAIVNLKGKDFIVYGGVGRFEYGKIRDTSYAVHMDYDLIVDKTELRVRDALWLREGEKFPKQHSVLFLNEEYYPSSDSLEVLDYPSIYYHYYLSFRSKKDGLESVKNCPKLTECTYNDSANGYRLPYYDEWYILQNAGRSKVFSWGNEFIEDSLKKYADIHCAEKKSGLYPVKQYAPNRYGLYDTYGNANESYFVPDGYNGYYGVNPCSISGFHNPGKACRDLIKYKCLPRDEIITNATFKKPAFQGMRMVRVLD; the protein is encoded by the coding sequence ATGATGAAAAAATTTCTTTTACTATTGCTTGTTTATCTTTCTTTTTCCTTTGGCAATGACTTTTGCGTTTTTGATGCAAATGGCAATTGCGTGTCAGTTCTGCACGATATGCGTGAGGCGCAGAATGCGTTTCAAGAAAAGGGCTTTAAAAAGTATTACATAGCCTCAAAGGCGAAACCTGTTGCAGGGCTGCGTTCCTATAAATCCGTAAAACCAACGAAATCTAGTGGCCATAAGAGATGGTACGAAGTAGATTGGAATCAAGGAGTGATATTTTGTCCTGAAAAAGAATTTAATACGGGTGATGGAATCTGGATTGTAAACGGCTCTGCACGAATGGATTCCAAGAATTGTCTTTATGTAGATGGCTCACCTTATACAAGAAGTATTCTTGTTCTTTATGCTCGAAATCTGAACGATTTAACTGATGCTGATTCTAGTTGGATTTTAGTAAATCAGGCCATTGTGAATCTCAAAGGAAAAGATTTCATCGTTTATGGAGGTGTTGGACGCTTTGAATATGGGAAAATAAGAGATACATCATATGCGGTTCATATGGATTACGACTTGATTGTAGATAAAACTGAGTTACGTGTCCGAGATGCGCTTTGGCTGCGTGAAGGGGAAAAATTTCCTAAACAACATTCTGTATTATTCCTTAACGAAGAGTATTATCCATCATCGGATTCCTTAGAGGTGTTGGATTATCCTTCTATATATTATCATTATTATTTGAGTTTTCGATCAAAAAAGGACGGGCTTGAAAGTGTTAAAAACTGCCCTAAACTGACAGAGTGTACCTATAACGATTCGGCCAATGGCTATAGGCTTCCTTACTACGACGAATGGTATATTCTTCAAAATGCAGGACGATCAAAAGTCTTTTCCTGGGGAAACGAATTTATTGAGGATTCGCTAAAAAAATATGCGGATATCCATTGTGCCGAAAAAAAATCTGGTCTTTACCCAGTAAAACAGTATGCTCCTAATCGGTATGGCTTATATGATACTTATGGAAATGCTAATGAATCGTATTTTGTACCGGATGGTTATAATGGTTATTATGGGGTTAATCCTTGCAGCATATCGGGTTTTCATAATCCTGGTAAAGCATGCCGTGACTTGATTAAATACAAGTGCCTTCCTCGCGATGAAATAATTACTAACGCTACATTTAAAAAGCCAGCTTTTCAAGGCATGCGCATGGTTCGTGTGTTGGATTGA
- the ahcY gene encoding adenosylhomocysteinase has protein sequence MEYKIKDINLAVEGRKELDLAETEMPGLMALRKEYAGKKPLAGARIMGSLHMTVQTAILIETLVDLGADVRWVSCNIFSTQDNAAAAVVVGKKGTIDNPQGVPVFAWKGETLEEYWENTAKALVWPDGKTPDLIVDDGGDATMLVTCGAEFEDAGKVPEFNPETDSEEWGVFLATCRKIFEKDPKQWTRARETLRGVSEETTTGVHRLYQMAQAKRLKFPAINVNDSVTKSKFDNLYGCRHSLIDGINRATDVMMAGKIAVVCGYGDVGKGCAQSLRGQGARVIITEIDPICALQAVMEGYEVKTLDEVVSYADIFVTTTGNTGIISAAQMEKMKHRAIVGNIGHFDNEIDMAGLKKIPGIKRNEIKPQYDEWIFPDGHSILILAEGRLLNLGCATGHPSFVMSASFTNQTIAQIDLWLNAQGKQTVAGIKYESGVVYTLPKILDEKVARLHLEKLGVHLTTLTKAQADYIGVPVEGPYKADHYRY, from the coding sequence ATGGAATACAAAATTAAGGATATCAACCTTGCTGTGGAAGGCCGCAAGGAACTCGACCTCGCCGAAACCGAAATGCCGGGCCTCATGGCTCTCCGCAAGGAATATGCCGGCAAGAAGCCGCTGGCTGGCGCCCGCATCATGGGTAGCCTCCACATGACCGTGCAGACCGCTATTTTGATTGAAACCCTCGTGGACCTGGGTGCCGATGTGCGTTGGGTGAGCTGCAACATCTTCAGCACGCAGGATAACGCCGCTGCCGCCGTGGTAGTGGGCAAGAAGGGCACCATCGACAATCCGCAGGGCGTGCCTGTTTTCGCTTGGAAGGGTGAAACCCTCGAAGAATATTGGGAAAATACCGCCAAGGCTCTCGTTTGGCCCGACGGCAAGACTCCGGACCTCATCGTGGATGACGGCGGCGACGCTACCATGCTCGTGACCTGCGGTGCCGAATTCGAAGATGCCGGCAAGGTGCCTGAATTCAACCCGGAAACCGACTCCGAAGAATGGGGCGTATTCCTCGCCACCTGCCGTAAGATTTTCGAAAAGGATCCGAAGCAGTGGACCCGCGCCCGCGAAACTCTCCGCGGCGTTTCCGAAGAAACCACTACCGGCGTGCATCGCCTTTACCAGATGGCCCAGGCCAAGCGCCTCAAGTTCCCGGCTATCAACGTGAACGATTCCGTGACCAAGTCCAAGTTCGACAACCTCTACGGTTGCCGCCACTCCCTCATCGACGGCATCAACCGTGCCACCGACGTGATGATGGCTGGTAAGATTGCTGTGGTTTGCGGCTACGGCGACGTGGGTAAGGGCTGCGCTCAGTCCCTCCGCGGTCAGGGTGCTCGCGTGATTATCACCGAAATCGACCCGATTTGCGCTCTGCAGGCTGTGATGGAAGGCTACGAAGTCAAGACCCTCGACGAAGTGGTTAGCTACGCCGACATCTTCGTGACCACCACGGGGAACACCGGCATCATTAGCGCCGCCCAGATGGAAAAAATGAAGCACCGCGCCATCGTCGGTAACATCGGTCACTTCGACAACGAAATCGACATGGCCGGCCTCAAGAAGATTCCAGGCATCAAGCGTAACGAAATCAAGCCGCAGTACGACGAATGGATTTTCCCCGACGGTCACAGCATCCTTATCCTTGCTGAAGGCCGCCTGCTGAACCTCGGCTGCGCCACCGGCCACCCGAGCTTCGTGATGAGCGCAAGCTTCACGAACCAGACCATCGCCCAGATCGACCTCTGGCTCAACGCTCAGGGCAAGCAGACCGTCGCTGGCATCAAGTACGAAAGCGGCGTCGTGTACACGCTCCCGAAGATCCTCGACGAGAAGGTCGCTCGCCTCCACCTCGAAAAGCTCGGCGTCCACCTGACGACCCTCACCAAGGCCCAAGCCGACTACATCGGCGTACCTGTGGAAGGCCCGTACAAGGCGGATCACTACAGATACTAG
- a CDS encoding TonB family protein — translation MTDRILFTIALAVSLYFGYGHCWEQDLMLNVNVKDDYLVVGAFGWFPNPSVYYKVLDYPYPHRYAVIEKDFEEDPGRLLWAVYYPFPRYLYSALIAAPDSVYIDGKGDYLSLPGEGDLGMNPPRDLKLPAEGDSLATLSPNSMRRIWRGDAAIAPLSAFDVIVSTLIRYRKWYADRWDADRIYLVIDGSFFRHNKFHELHPLIIALKEIGFRYVEVMVNVNKDDDAFRVSAMEWAYQEIYRLSGLERPKINPSGDLRLVETRPSIMEETVRKKISKKFSDKFFTESAGRMKDYKAKAFGWVEFLWTKDVKVRGSRSAEDVAETMRQRSPGLKHIYNKFLKKKPRFKGRVVLRFEIAPSGEVARPTVAYSSTGYEEFDNAIRDAVGQMTFGTVESGSAKVTIPLTFGFWVL, via the coding sequence ATGACGGACCGGATTCTTTTTACCATTGCCCTTGCGGTGTCGCTTTATTTTGGCTACGGTCACTGCTGGGAACAGGACTTGATGCTTAACGTTAACGTGAAAGACGATTATCTTGTTGTCGGCGCTTTTGGTTGGTTTCCTAACCCGTCTGTGTATTATAAGGTTCTCGATTACCCGTACCCGCATCGCTATGCTGTAATCGAGAAGGATTTCGAAGAGGATCCAGGGCGTCTCCTCTGGGCGGTCTATTATCCGTTCCCCCGTTATCTGTATTCGGCACTGATCGCGGCACCGGATAGCGTCTATATTGATGGCAAGGGCGATTATCTCAGCCTTCCGGGCGAGGGCGACCTGGGCATGAATCCGCCGAGGGATTTGAAATTGCCCGCCGAAGGGGATTCGCTTGCTACGCTTTCCCCGAATTCTATGCGAAGGATATGGCGGGGAGATGCCGCTATCGCTCCGCTTTCTGCGTTTGATGTTATTGTCAGCACCTTGATTCGTTATCGCAAGTGGTATGCTGACAGGTGGGACGCTGACAGGATTTATTTAGTTATTGATGGTAGTTTTTTTAGGCATAACAAGTTCCATGAATTGCACCCTTTGATAATTGCGTTGAAAGAGATTGGTTTCAGGTATGTCGAGGTCATGGTCAATGTCAATAAAGACGATGATGCTTTTCGCGTTAGTGCAATGGAATGGGCCTATCAAGAAATTTACCGGTTGTCCGGTTTAGAGCGTCCAAAGATTAATCCTAGCGGTGATTTAAGGCTTGTTGAGACTCGTCCGAGTATAATGGAGGAGACTGTCAGGAAGAAAATTTCGAAAAAATTTAGCGATAAGTTTTTTACGGAGTCGGCTGGCAGGATGAAGGACTATAAAGCTAAGGCTTTCGGCTGGGTCGAGTTTCTGTGGACAAAAGATGTTAAGGTGCGCGGTTCACGTTCCGCCGAAGATGTTGCGGAAACCATGCGCCAGCGGTCGCCAGGATTGAAACACATTTACAACAAGTTCTTGAAGAAGAAACCCAGATTCAAAGGCCGCGTTGTCTTGAGATTTGAGATTGCCCCGAGCGGTGAAGTTGCCCGTCCAACCGTCGCTTATTCCTCGACCGGCTACGAGGAATTCGATAATGCGATCAGGGATGCTGTTGGTCAGATGACGTTTGGCACGGTGGAGTCCGGAAGCGCGAAGGTGACGATTCCGCTCACGTTCGGTTTTTGGGTTCTATAA
- a CDS encoding DUF3791 domain-containing protein: MSVLSFKTYCIENYAEYTGKASSEVYELFAHSGLLKMLQDDYEDLHGMGKEYLMDFFDKWFSGKKSEDSHHLVKSILIPQVVSMLMEIYSISENDAIRIVYTSPTGKCLDDDSLGLYGQSALYICGLIEKDIQRNSELLKEVR; this comes from the coding sequence ATGTCTGTTCTTTCGTTTAAGACATACTGTATTGAAAACTACGCCGAATATACCGGCAAGGCTTCGAGCGAAGTCTACGAGCTTTTTGCGCACTCTGGTTTGCTTAAAATGTTGCAAGACGACTATGAAGACTTGCACGGCATGGGCAAAGAATACCTGATGGATTTTTTTGACAAGTGGTTTAGCGGGAAAAAAAGCGAAGATTCACATCATCTTGTTAAGTCTATCTTGATTCCACAAGTGGTATCAATGCTGATGGAAATTTATTCCATTTCAGAAAATGATGCCATACGAATTGTATATACGTCACCGACAGGCAAATGCCTTGATGACGATTCGCTAGGACTTTACGGACAAAGTGCTCTTTATATTTGCGGGCTTATTGAAAAGGATATTCAGAGAAATTCGGAACTGCTGAAAGAGGTGAGATGA
- a CDS encoding DUF975 family protein → METNKIARINSIPNSEIKQRAWNILMQNPKKSILFILFYLFIAIIISIPFDTRIWGINESSAPIKFILANLICATLCYLVLAPITVGFYKFFLECSRNFPTPYSVLFFGYKKYVRNTIAILLIDFIFYGLFAIINAALAIICLILAAFLIGEINSSVPILVLLSNILSFFEMPLDKSLICIFISIVVIAFSVFILYQTFALAEFFPFVLAEDNKTGATKLLSSFWAKSSPYNLKTINLFLSFTGWWILAICTLGIAMLWVGPYWCYAKTELYKEITSKEKATETSE, encoded by the coding sequence ATGGAAACCAATAAAATCGCAAGAATAAATTCCATTCCCAACAGCGAAATAAAGCAGCGAGCATGGAACATCCTCATGCAAAACCCAAAGAAATCCATACTCTTTATTTTGTTTTATCTCTTTATTGCCATAATAATTTCCATTCCGTTCGATACAAGAATATGGGGAATCAACGAATCCTCAGCCCCCATAAAATTCATCTTGGCAAACCTTATTTGTGCAACTCTCTGCTATCTAGTCCTTGCGCCCATCACAGTTGGCTTTTATAAATTCTTTCTAGAATGTTCTAGAAACTTTCCAACACCATACTCCGTTCTATTCTTCGGTTATAAAAAATACGTCAGAAACACAATCGCAATTTTATTAATCGACTTCATATTTTACGGACTATTCGCAATAATAAATGCAGCCTTAGCTATTATATGCTTAATTCTTGCAGCGTTTCTTATTGGAGAAATCAATAGCTCAGTTCCCATTCTTGTGCTGCTTAGCAACATCCTTTCTTTCTTTGAGATGCCCCTCGACAAAAGCCTCATTTGCATTTTCATAAGTATCGTAGTTATCGCATTTTCAGTATTTATTTTATACCAAACATTTGCTTTAGCAGAATTTTTCCCATTCGTTCTCGCCGAAGACAACAAGACAGGAGCCACTAAATTACTGAGTTCTTTTTGGGCGAAATCTTCTCCCTACAACCTCAAAACGATTAACCTTTTTCTCAGTTTCACGGGATGGTGGATACTCGCCATATGCACCTTGGGCATCGCTATGTTATGGGTAGGCCCTTATTGGTGTTACGCCAAGACCGAGCTTTACAAAGAAATCACCAGCAAAGAAAAAGCTACAGAAACTTCAGAATAA
- a CDS encoding adenine phosphoribosyltransferase — MKIEDYIISVPDFPKPGVLFRDITGILGNADALKLTMDSLYKVIEKIEFDVVAGLEARGFLFGMSVAERFHKPFVPVRKKGKLPRETVGVTYDLEYGSACIEIHKDAIKPGDRVVLIDDLLATGGTARAAIQLIEKVGGKVECCAFIIELLDLKGRDVLSGYRVEALTQFSGH, encoded by the coding sequence ATGAAAATTGAAGACTACATTATATCAGTTCCTGATTTTCCGAAGCCTGGGGTTCTTTTCCGCGATATTACGGGGATTTTGGGAAATGCCGATGCACTCAAGTTGACGATGGATAGTCTTTACAAAGTTATTGAAAAAATAGAGTTCGATGTTGTTGCGGGGCTTGAAGCGCGCGGTTTTTTGTTTGGCATGTCTGTTGCGGAACGATTTCACAAGCCATTTGTGCCTGTGCGCAAAAAAGGTAAACTCCCGCGGGAAACGGTCGGTGTCACGTACGATTTGGAGTACGGCTCTGCTTGCATAGAAATTCACAAAGATGCCATTAAGCCTGGGGATCGCGTTGTTCTTATCGATGATTTGCTTGCTACAGGTGGAACGGCACGTGCTGCAATTCAGCTTATTGAAAAAGTGGGCGGCAAAGTGGAATGCTGCGCATTTATCATAGAACTTTTAGACCTTAAAGGGCGCGATGTACTTTCGGGATATCGCGTGGAGGCTTTGACGCAGTTCTCTGGGCATTGA